From Gloeocapsa sp. PCC 73106, a single genomic window includes:
- the plsX gene encoding phosphate acyltransferase PlsX encodes MSLTRARIAVDAMGGDYAPNEIVAGAIRASEELDVEIILVGDHGEIQTALNLHPNSKSLKIVNAEGVVEMGEEPIKALRRKPQASINVAMNLVKNGEADAVVSAGHSGAAMAAAKLRLDTLTGIKRPAIGTMFPTMLAGKSVIILDVGANVDSDPEYLEQFAVMGSIYSKYVLDIEEPQVGLLNMGEEPGKGDKLTKETYKLLEANPYLYFRGNAEGRDVLSGDFDVIVCDGFVGNVLLKFAEAIGEIMLQIMRQELPQGWRGQVGTALLKPNLKRIKQRIDHAEHGGALLFGVAGVCIISHGSSQAPSIFNAIRLAKEAITNQVIERIQHPNQIYKEFNSNSVKTSATGE; translated from the coding sequence ATGTCATTAACTCGTGCAAGAATTGCGGTAGACGCTATGGGCGGAGACTACGCCCCCAACGAAATTGTAGCTGGAGCTATTAGAGCTTCGGAAGAATTGGACGTGGAGATTATCTTAGTGGGAGACCATGGAGAAATCCAAACTGCATTGAACTTACATCCTAATTCCAAGAGTTTAAAAATTGTCAACGCCGAAGGAGTAGTCGAAATGGGGGAAGAGCCCATAAAAGCGCTCAGACGTAAACCCCAAGCTTCGATCAACGTAGCGATGAACTTAGTAAAAAACGGTGAAGCTGACGCTGTTGTATCGGCAGGCCATTCCGGTGCGGCTATGGCGGCGGCAAAACTACGATTAGACACCTTAACGGGTATAAAAAGACCAGCGATTGGGACTATGTTTCCCACTATGTTAGCTGGTAAATCAGTGATTATTTTGGACGTAGGGGCAAACGTAGATAGCGATCCGGAGTATTTAGAACAGTTTGCGGTCATGGGCTCAATTTATAGTAAATATGTGCTGGACATTGAAGAACCCCAAGTGGGACTACTGAATATGGGAGAAGAACCAGGAAAAGGGGATAAATTAACCAAAGAGACATACAAACTACTAGAAGCGAATCCTTATCTATATTTTAGGGGGAACGCCGAGGGTAGAGATGTACTTTCGGGTGATTTTGACGTAATCGTTTGTGATGGATTTGTGGGGAACGTGTTGCTAAAATTTGCCGAAGCGATCGGAGAAATAATGTTACAGATAATGCGCCAGGAATTACCCCAAGGTTGGCGTGGTCAGGTAGGTACAGCGTTACTCAAACCCAATTTAAAACGGATCAAACAAAGGATAGATCACGCAGAACACGGGGGAGCCTTACTCTTTGGAGTAGCCGGAGTCTGTATTATCAGTCACGGGAGTTCTCAAGCACCCTCAATTTTTAATGCTATCCGTTTAGCGAAAGAAGCGATCACCAATCAAGTAATTGAAAGAATCCAACACCCCAACCAAATTTATAAAGAGTTTAATAGCAATTCTGTAAAAACTTCAGCCACTGGTGAATGA
- a CDS encoding phycobiliprotein lyase — MTLLSQIQVSTVAQAIEFFRSSQGDWKSQRRYYTLTSPVDPQEVISYLQIRFLESDAPELTELAQLHQISNEFAGGSEVKWESNYVNQVRKLSQGLTIFGIKDNFLYRDRGFATSKPVKAIYTMPNSDTLCLRTEYNKSVFEEELKLVGNNYRTRQTIISQAGEEQMIGQYLETRL, encoded by the coding sequence ATGACGCTCTTGAGTCAAATTCAAGTATCAACCGTTGCTCAAGCAATCGAGTTTTTTCGTAGTTCTCAAGGAGACTGGAAATCTCAGAGACGTTACTATACTCTGACATCCCCAGTAGATCCCCAAGAAGTAATTAGTTATCTACAGATTCGTTTTTTAGAGTCTGACGCGCCTGAATTAACTGAATTAGCTCAATTACATCAAATATCCAATGAATTCGCAGGTGGTAGTGAAGTTAAATGGGAGAGCAACTACGTCAACCAAGTGCGTAAATTATCTCAGGGTTTAACTATCTTTGGTATTAAAGATAATTTTCTCTATCGCGATCGCGGTTTCGCTACCTCTAAACCCGTTAAAGCTATTTATACTATGCCTAACTCTGATACTCTCTGCCTCAGAACAGAATATAATAAGTCTGTCTTTGAAGAAGAATTAAAACTTGTAGGTAATAATTATCGTACTCGCCAAACCATCATCTCTCAAGCTGGGGAAGAACAGATGATTGGTCAATATTTGGAAACTAGACTTTAG
- a CDS encoding EAL domain-containing protein → MSESATNNHRGDILIVDDLPDNLRLLKDALSERGYKVRSATTGAIALRASQAPSTELILLDIKLPDYDGYEVCRQLKANRQTADIPVIFLSALNETFDKVRGLAVGGVDYISKPFQVEEVLARVETHLTIRRLQKSLQDRNFRLTQEIEERQRLEDTLFAEKELAQVTLQSIADAVITTDAQGNVRYVNPVAEQMTGWQAHEVQGLPLTEVFKIVNETTRESVNNPVIQALSEERIVSLAKDTILIACDGTEYAINDSAAPIRDRQGQIIGAVMIFQDVTESRYLTRQLSWQASHDVLTGLVNRRGFEQQLVEAIASAGSDEQQHALCYLDLDQFKVVNDTCGHAAGDELLRQITALLQQRVRVTDILARLGGDEFGLLLRQCRLCEATLIAETLKNLIHQFRFLWDGKTFIIGASIGVVAIDSTSQDLAGVLVAADAACYAAKANGRNCVHVYRPDDSELIRQREERQWVGKINEALENNRFCLYCQKIVAVTAKSPIERYEILLRLLDENGELVSPGAFIPAAERYSLMNDIDRWVIQTFLTYYQNSAQQKVLDASLYYINLSGASVNNNQFLNFLLEQFAQHPISPQTICFEITETAAIANFERARHFMNELKKLGCRFALDHFGSGMSSFAYLINLPIDYLKIDGTFVKEINNSSVAEAIVEGFNRIAHAMNLQTIAEFVEDTTILEKLQVIGVDYAQGYGISHPFLLYPLIDL, encoded by the coding sequence ATGAGCGAATCAGCTACTAACAACCATCGAGGCGATATTTTAATTGTGGACGATCTCCCTGATAATCTGCGTCTTCTTAAAGATGCGTTGAGTGAACGGGGTTATAAGGTTCGTAGTGCCACAACGGGTGCAATAGCCCTGAGAGCGTCTCAAGCTCCATCGACTGAGCTAATTCTACTCGATATTAAATTGCCCGACTACGATGGCTACGAAGTTTGCAGACAATTAAAAGCCAATCGGCAAACCGCAGACATTCCGGTGATTTTTTTGAGTGCCCTCAATGAAACCTTCGATAAGGTTCGAGGGCTGGCGGTGGGCGGGGTAGATTATATTTCTAAGCCGTTTCAAGTCGAAGAGGTTTTAGCGCGTGTCGAAACTCACTTAACCATCCGACGGTTACAAAAAAGCCTCCAAGACCGAAATTTCCGCCTCACCCAAGAAATTGAGGAACGCCAACGCCTCGAAGATACCCTCTTTGCCGAAAAAGAACTGGCTCAAGTAACCCTACAATCAATTGCTGATGCGGTCATTACGACAGATGCCCAAGGCAATGTGAGATATGTTAATCCCGTCGCTGAGCAAATGACAGGCTGGCAGGCACATGAAGTTCAAGGACTTCCTCTTACTGAAGTCTTTAAGATCGTCAATGAGACGACCAGGGAATCGGTCAACAATCCCGTCATTCAAGCTCTATCTGAGGAGCGAATTGTCAGTTTAGCCAAGGATACTATCCTCATTGCCTGTGACGGGACGGAGTATGCCATTAATGACTCAGCAGCACCAATTCGAGATCGTCAAGGTCAAATTATCGGGGCGGTTATGATCTTTCAAGATGTCACCGAATCGCGCTACCTCACCCGTCAACTTTCTTGGCAAGCCAGTCATGATGTCTTGACGGGTTTAGTCAACCGTCGAGGATTCGAGCAGCAACTGGTTGAAGCGATCGCCTCGGCTGGAAGTGACGAGCAGCAACACGCCCTCTGTTATCTCGATTTAGACCAGTTCAAAGTCGTTAACGATACTTGCGGTCATGCTGCAGGAGATGAGCTATTGCGTCAAATCACTGCACTTTTACAACAGCGCGTCCGCGTTACCGATATCCTAGCTCGCTTGGGCGGCGATGAATTTGGTCTCCTCCTCCGGCAATGTCGCCTCTGTGAAGCCACTTTGATCGCAGAAACCCTCAAAAACCTGATTCATCAGTTTCGGTTTCTTTGGGATGGCAAAACTTTTATCATCGGGGCCAGTATTGGGGTGGTGGCGATTGATTCAACTAGCCAAGATTTGGCGGGGGTTCTGGTGGCGGCTGATGCTGCTTGTTATGCGGCCAAAGCCAACGGGCGTAACTGCGTCCATGTCTATCGTCCCGATGATAGTGAGTTAATCAGACAGCGTGAGGAAAGGCAGTGGGTTGGTAAAATTAACGAAGCTTTGGAAAATAACCGTTTTTGTCTCTACTGCCAAAAGATTGTTGCTGTTACCGCTAAATCGCCCATAGAACGCTATGAAATTCTGCTGAGGCTGTTAGATGAAAATGGGGAATTAGTGTCTCCAGGCGCGTTTATTCCTGCCGCCGAGCGTTATAGCTTGATGAATGACATTGATCGCTGGGTTATCCAAACTTTTTTGACTTACTATCAAAATTCGGCTCAGCAAAAAGTTCTTGACGCGAGTTTATATTATATTAATCTTTCCGGTGCTAGTGTGAATAACAACCAATTTCTCAATTTTCTGCTCGAACAATTTGCCCAACACCCCATTTCTCCACAAACTATTTGTTTTGAAATTACAGAAACCGCCGCGATCGCTAACTTTGAGCGCGCCAGACATTTCATGAACGAACTGAAAAAGCTTGGCTGTCGTTTTGCTTTAGATCATTTTGGTAGTGGGATGAGTTCCTTTGCTTATTTGATAAATTTGCCCATTGATTATTTAAAAATTGATGGCACTTTTGTCAAGGAGATCAATAACAGTTCTGTGGCTGAAGCGATCGTTGAAGGGTTTAATCGTATTGCTCATGCCATGAATCTTCAAACCATAGCTGAGTTTGTTGAGGACACGACTATTCTAGAAAAATTGCAGGTGATCGGGGTAGATTATGCTCAGGGTTACGGGATCTCTCACCCTTTCCTTCTTTACCCTCTGATTGACCTATAG